Genomic window (Clarias gariepinus isolate MV-2021 ecotype Netherlands chromosome 4, CGAR_prim_01v2, whole genome shotgun sequence):
GGATTAGTATCTTAgtatgaaaattattttatggTATTAGTGTCAAATTTTGGCCATGTCATAATTTGGCTGTACAGATTAAAGTAGTAGCAaacctgaacaaaaaaaaaatcttacttttTACACCGGCAGAATTTCCTCTTACGCCTTGTGTACTTCATCACCTGTGCAAAATGAGAGGGATTGAGAGtctaaagtaagaaaaaaataaaacagcaatgtCATTTTGACATGTTAATATTGTAGTAATGTTCACCTTTCTGCGCCTACGAAAGATGATGACAGTTATTGCAGCAAGTAAGACAAACACCAGAACACCTCCAACAATAGCTACAACAAGCCAAACATTTACTGGAGCTTTCACTGGAAAACAGAACACACAGaacagcattaaaataaaaccatgtTGGGAATGATGTAAATagaatttgtttagaaatattcTCAATTCTGATACAAAAATAGTATACTCCAGAGCTAGGGATCTGTTATTCTTGATCTACTACTTGGATGGATCCTTACCAATTTTTATACTGACTGAAGCTGATGTAAGCACTGTGCCATTCTTTTTGAGCTGACATGTCCATCGCCCACTGTTTTTCACATTTGATTCAGGGAATGACAGAACTGTGGTATGTGGATAGCTGTGATTTGACAAAGATAAACTATAAGGTGGTATCCAATTTACTTCCAAGTCAGGGATCATGGAATGACCCAGACTGCACGTCAAGTTCACTGGGTCACCTTCATATACAACTTTACTTCCTGATGAAGCAactacagagagaaaaagaaatttgtGGTTAATTGCAGTAAATTAGTTACTCATTCAGTAACacgattttaaaataaatattacacagAAACAGATGTATTAGTAACTTGTTTGCTTTACAGTATCTGTACATTAAACTCATTCATCAGGACACATTTACCTTGCAGCACCTCTACCGTCACGCTTCTGCTGAGAGTAATTGATTTAAACTTCAGACTGCAGGTGTACGTCCCCCTGTCTTTTATAGACACCTTGGAAATCTTCATATCAAGCACGTGATTTTTAACCTCAGTCCCCTTGAGTGAGCTGTCCATGTCATTGACGACCTTCCAGGCAAGCGAATCTGGATGTAATTCGAGAAGGCGTCTGGACGAGGAACCGTCAACTGGAGTAAAGTTCCAGCTACCTTCACTCACCTCAAAGCCTTTTACTACAGACCAGGGAATTTTTGAGGACAAAGAACAAGGTATGGAGAAATCAGTGGCAGAAACAGAGGTGTAGATGGGATCTGATGGAGAGGGGGCGAGATCTGGGGAAAGAATAAGGAAGAgagttatttaaatatataatgttattaaaataagtatttCGAAGGTCTTTCTTAGGTTTGTAGGTCCTAATATGGTTGCATAAATTTGCATAAATTGCATAATATTGCATAAAGTTGCATATATATTGGAATAATACTTTGTTGAAGCATGTCAGCGTTTTTGTGTAAGAGTCTATCAGCATGGCACATCTTGAAATGGCAATATTTGCCCACTCTTCTTttcaaaaatgctaaaaaaaaaatctgtaagatTGCAAGGGCATCACCTGTACGCAGCCCTCAGATTTAGatcagggctctggctgggctATTCAAAAACTTTAAATCTCCTTCTGGTGAAGCCATtcttttgtagatttagatgtaTGCTCTGGGTCGTTGTCATACAGACACATAAAGTTCATTCCAGCTTTCTATCGAAAGCCTGAAGGTTTTGTGCcagcattaatataaaattaacttTAGTTCTAACTGAAGAAAAttagccccaaagcatgatgctgccaccacaaTGTCTTACTGTGGGTTTGGTCTTCTTTTGGTGATATGCAATGTACCTTTATAAATTAAGCCCAAAAAGCCAATTTTGGTTTTATTCGACCATAACACATTTCCCATATGCTATTTTTTGCTAAATTTATCTGTGTGTTGATGTATTTCTTCTCCCTAACCCATAGCCCTGACATATGAAGAATATAGGAGATTGTTGTCagatatactacagtatataggcaGTACTTAGGCAGCC
Coding sequences:
- the cd4-1 gene encoding CD4-1 molecule isoform X2, giving the protein MRFLLGLLLLVAPSPSAAEKEEEKVAFAQIGNSVTLPRTIWGAQDKIHVNWNFKNELLISRNPTSSGTKAVPQKWQGRLSLSPDYSLIILNFNETDFGMFQCEQHELLRQFKTTYKLYEVKMSQQKPLLAGSTLNLFCEIEKDGLKHVRSTNWLGPDNEPYNGRPSGNTNSLKVTNASRIHSGKWTCAVSYGDGMVFNAMTEVTIVDLAPSPSDPIYTSVSATDFSIPCSLSSKIPWSVVKGFEVSEGSWNFTPVDGSSSRRLLELHPDSLAWKVVNDMDSSLKGTEVKNHVLDMKISKVSIKDRGTYTCSLKFKSITLSRSVTVEVLQVASSGSKVVYEGDPVNLTCSLGHSMIPDLEVNWIPPYSLSLSNHSYPHTTVLSFPESNVKNSGRWTCQLKKNGTVLTSASVSIKIVKAPVNVWLVVAIVGGVLVFVLLAAITVIIFRRRRKVMKYTRRKRKFCRCKNPQPKGFYKT
- the cd4-1 gene encoding CD4-1 molecule isoform X1, producing the protein MRFLLGLLLLVAPSPSAAEKEEEKVAFAQIGNSVTLPRTIWGAQDKIHVNWNFKNELLISRNPTSSGTKAVPQKWQGRLSLSPDYSLIILNFNETDFGMFQCEQHELLRQFKTTYKLYEVKMSQQKPLLAGSTLNLFCEIEKDGLKHVRSTNWLGPDNEPYNGRPSGNTNSLKVTNASRIHSGKWTCAVSYGDGMVFNAMTEVTIVDLAPSPSDPIYTSVSATDFSIPCSLSSKIPWSVVKGFEVSEGSWNFTPVDGSSSRRLLELHPDSLAWKVVNDMDSSLKGTEVKNHVLDMKISKVSIKDRGTYTCSLKFKSITLSRSVTVEVLQVASSGSKVVYEGDPVNLTCSLGHSMIPDLEVNWIPPYSLSLSNHSYPHTTVLSFPESNVKNSGRWTCQLKKNGTVLTSASVSIKIVKAPVNVWLVVAIVGGVLVFVLLAAITVIIFRRRRKVMKYTRRKRKFCRCKNNYAVLPEVVVKFHPQPKGFYKT